The following coding sequences lie in one bacterium genomic window:
- a CDS encoding acyl-CoA dehydrogenase, with the protein MIDFAPGDELELIRATAREFAADHLRPGLRQHEKARGISPDVQRAFAEIGFASLEWPEELGGNGLGALARAFVLEELSAGDPGAALALDPLGPALYPLLELSKSDVTGELGQPLLDTPGSRALLVWNGEGRRSKLVNDRGVVSGTVPWVPADRVDLLVVLDEDGAFAVSEGIDLKSVRGSGLRAAGASELSLIDAPIRASFSDRSAAARALARARLYKAAMLVGVMREAAEFSRQYAVDRVAFGKPIAHHQALAFLITDMATAVDSTRLLLHDACWRIEAREPADEACATTYVEAIEQSMFVTPNGVQILGGHGFMQDYPVEKFMRDARALGLFWGGIDSAREDAGNELIGIDGPVPLSVEAQL; encoded by the coding sequence ATGATCGACTTCGCACCAGGAGATGAGCTCGAACTGATTCGCGCCACTGCGCGCGAGTTTGCAGCAGATCATCTGCGACCTGGGCTGCGCCAGCACGAAAAGGCTCGGGGAATTTCGCCGGACGTCCAGCGAGCGTTTGCAGAAATCGGTTTCGCGAGCCTCGAGTGGCCCGAAGAACTGGGAGGCAATGGTCTCGGGGCCCTTGCGCGAGCCTTCGTCCTGGAAGAACTATCGGCGGGGGATCCAGGAGCTGCGTTGGCCCTCGACCCACTGGGCCCAGCTCTCTACCCACTGCTCGAACTCTCAAAATCCGATGTAACCGGCGAACTCGGCCAGCCTCTTCTCGACACACCGGGCAGTCGGGCGTTGCTGGTCTGGAACGGCGAAGGGCGGAGGTCGAAGCTGGTCAACGATCGCGGGGTGGTGAGCGGGACTGTACCGTGGGTTCCCGCGGACCGGGTCGACCTGCTGGTGGTTCTCGACGAAGACGGCGCGTTCGCAGTTTCCGAAGGAATCGATTTGAAGTCCGTGCGCGGTTCGGGCCTGCGAGCCGCCGGAGCGAGCGAACTCAGCTTGATCGATGCACCGATCCGCGCGAGTTTCAGCGATCGCAGCGCGGCCGCGCGCGCACTCGCACGAGCGCGTCTGTACAAGGCGGCCATGCTCGTGGGTGTCATGCGCGAGGCGGCGGAGTTTTCTCGTCAGTACGCCGTCGATCGCGTAGCCTTTGGAAAGCCCATCGCCCATCATCAAGCCCTGGCTTTTCTGATCACGGATATGGCGACGGCTGTAGATTCGACGCGCCTTCTACTACACGACGCGTGCTGGCGAATCGAAGCGCGCGAACCCGCGGACGAAGCTTGCGCGACGACTTACGTGGAGGCCATCGAGCAGTCGATGTTCGTGACGCCCAATGGAGTGCAGATACTCGGCGGGCACGGTTTCATGCAGGACTATCCGGTCGAAAAGTTCATGCGCGATGCCCGAGCCCTGGGTCTTTTCTGGGGCGGCATCGATAGCGCTCGGGAAGATGCTGGGAATGAACTCATCGGCATCGACGGACCGGTGCCGCTTTCCGTGGAGGCCCAGCTGTGA
- a CDS encoding LLM class flavin-dependent oxidoreductase, translating into MKFGMLHLFESPSGRSEQQMIREQHALMEAAEEYGFDSLWPAEHHFTEYGVCGSPAINLAAIACTTSKIRLGTGVVVLPFHHPVRVAEDFAMLDQLSGGRVELGVGRGYQPIEFEGFGVDQTRSREIFDESIEIIRRCWTEDKLNFKGKHYEFKDLDVRPRPLQKPHPPIWMAALSEETFEKAGKLGFNLLLSPLFGGSLEGAGDRIKRYRDTLADNGFDPATREVGALVMSYTGKTQEQAQKEFADPVIWYFRTFGKFVAPKLGQPPIEGYEWYTDIRDLASVVEWDTLLSHGAVICGESDFVSEKLHELQEITGIDHLLGWTRLGGLSDELVTAHMERMRDHIMPNLR; encoded by the coding sequence ATGAAATTCGGAATGTTGCACCTCTTCGAGAGTCCCTCGGGTCGTAGCGAACAACAAATGATTCGCGAGCAGCACGCATTGATGGAAGCGGCCGAGGAGTACGGCTTCGACTCGCTTTGGCCCGCCGAGCATCACTTCACCGAGTACGGAGTGTGCGGATCTCCCGCGATCAACCTCGCGGCCATCGCATGCACGACCAGCAAGATCCGACTCGGCACCGGGGTGGTCGTCCTCCCCTTTCACCACCCCGTCCGCGTCGCGGAAGATTTCGCAATGCTGGACCAGCTTTCCGGAGGTCGGGTCGAACTCGGCGTGGGTCGAGGCTATCAACCGATCGAATTCGAGGGATTCGGTGTCGACCAGACCCGAAGCCGCGAGATCTTCGATGAGTCGATCGAGATCATCCGCCGCTGTTGGACCGAGGACAAGCTGAATTTCAAGGGCAAGCACTACGAGTTCAAAGACCTCGACGTTCGACCTCGCCCGTTGCAGAAACCTCATCCTCCGATCTGGATGGCGGCGCTCTCCGAAGAGACGTTCGAAAAGGCGGGCAAGCTGGGCTTCAACCTGCTGCTATCACCGCTCTTCGGCGGATCTCTCGAAGGTGCGGGAGACCGCATCAAGCGCTATCGCGACACGCTCGCAGACAACGGCTTCGACCCGGCGACGCGTGAGGTCGGTGCGCTGGTGATGAGTTATACGGGCAAGACCCAGGAACAAGCCCAGAAGGAATTCGCCGACCCGGTCATCTGGTACTTCCGAACCTTCGGGAAGTTCGTCGCTCCGAAACTCGGCCAGCCTCCGATCGAAGGTTACGAGTGGTATACCGATATTCGCGACCTCGCGAGTGTCGTCGAATGGGACACGCTGCTCTCTCACGGAGCCGTGATCTGCGGCGAGTCGGATTTCGTGTCGGAGAAACTTCACGAGTTACAGGAAATCACGGGAATCGATCATCTACTCGGCTGGACCCGCCTCGGCGGCCTTTCGGATGAGCTGGTCACTGCCCACATGGAACGCATGCGCGATCACATCATGCCCAATCTGCGATGA